From a single Haloarcula sp. DT43 genomic region:
- a CDS encoding DUF5518 domain-containing protein — translation MRDSVRNAGIGALVTIALSVVPFSSIAGGAVAAANHGGGYRAGLWLGTLAGVCAMVPLLALFLPALYIAGRLGFGIPPGAPGYDLFLGLVFAFFLLYTVGLSALGGLGGVWVRGHTDWDLDADRWL, via the coding sequence ATGCGCGACTCGGTGCGAAACGCCGGTATCGGGGCGCTCGTCACGATAGCCCTGTCCGTCGTCCCCTTCTCGTCGATAGCCGGCGGTGCCGTCGCCGCGGCGAATCACGGCGGCGGCTACCGGGCGGGGCTCTGGCTGGGGACGCTGGCCGGCGTCTGCGCGATGGTCCCGCTGCTCGCGCTCTTTCTCCCGGCACTGTACATCGCCGGTCGCCTGGGGTTCGGCATCCCGCCTGGCGCGCCGGGCTACGACCTGTTCCTGGGGCTCGTGTTCGCGTTCTTCCTGCTGTACACCGTCGGCCTGAGCGCCCTCGGCGGCCTCGGCGGCGTCTGGGTTCGGGGCCACACCGACTGGGACCTGGACGCCGACCGCTGGCTCTGA